From a region of the Narcine bancroftii isolate sNarBan1 chromosome 5, sNarBan1.hap1, whole genome shotgun sequence genome:
- the LOC138764544 gene encoding zinc finger protein 420-like, with protein sequence MNPFQCPVCGKNFKKSNQLTRHQRVHTGERPFTCPECKKGFTKFSILEIHRRVHTGEKPFTCPKCGKGFAQSSTLVTHQRVHTGEKPFTCHECGKGFAQITNLLTHQRFHTGERPFSCPECEKAFTRLSSLETHRRVHTGERPFTCPECGKGFTQITNLLTHQRVHTGEKPFICPECKKAFTTLSSLEIHRRVHTGERPFTCPECGKGFIQMSSLRMHQRVHTGEKPFSCPECEKTFTNSSNLAVHQQVHTAERPFTCPKCGKGFTFSSTLQNHQWVHTGEKPFTCPECSKGFARSSNLRIHQRVHTGERPFTCPECSKGFIQMSGLRMHQRVHTGEKPFACPECKKAFTRLSTLETHQRTHKGEMPFTCFECSERFSDSSKLRRHQRVHTGKRPFTCPKCGKDFIQSYELLAHQRVHCRRGCSSTQNVEKASSSTLSC encoded by the coding sequence ATGAACCCATTTCAGTGCCCCGTCTGTGGGAAAAACTTTAAAAAGTCGAATCAGTTAACgagacaccagcgggtccacactggagagaggcccttcacctgccctgagtgcaaaAAGGGCTTCACCAAGTTTTCCATTCTTGAAATACAccggcgggtccacactggggagaagccCTTCACTTGCCCCAAGTGTGGGAAGGGATTCGCCCAGTCCTCCACCCTggtgacccaccagcgggtccacactggggagaagccCTTCACCTGCCATGAGTGCGGCAAGGGGTTTGCACAGATCAccaacctgctgacccaccaacggttccacaccggggagaggccattcTCCTGTCCCGAGTGTGAGAAGGCTTTCACCAGGTTGTCCAGCCTTGAAACACACCggagggtccacactggggagagacccttcacGTGCCCCGAGTGTGGCAAGGGGTTCACCCAGATAAccaacctgctgacccaccagcgggtccacactggggaaaagccGTTCATCTGCCCCGAGTGCAAGAAGGCTTTCACCACGTTATCCAGCCTTGAGATACACCggagggtccacactggggagaggcccttcacctgcccagaGTGCGGCAAGGGGTTCATCCAGATGTCCAGCCTGCGGATGCATCAGCGGGTCCATACTGGGGAAAAGCCATTCTCCTGCCCAGAGTGTGAGAAGACCTTCACCAACAGTTCCAACCTTGCGGTACACCAGCAGGTCCACACTgctgagaggcccttcacctgtccCAAGTGCGGCAAAGGCTTCACCTTTTCTTCCACCCTGCAGAAccaccagtgggtccacactggggaaaaaccgttcacctgccccgagtgcagTAAGGGGTTCGCCAGGTCCTCTAACCTGCGGATTCACCAGCGCGTCCACACCGGGGAAAGGCCCTTTACCTGCCCTGAGTGCAGCAAGGGGTTCATCCAGATGTCCGGTCTGCGGatgcaccagcgggtccacactggggagaagccTTTCGCCTGCCCCGAATGCAAGAAGGCCTTCACCAGGCTGTCCACCCTTGAGACACACCAACGTACGCACAAGGGGGAGATGCCCTTCACCTGCTTTGAATGCAGCGAGAGGTTCAGTGACTCCAGCAAGTTGAGgagacaccagcgggtccacaccggcaagaggcccttcacctgtccCAAGTGTGGGAAGGACTTTATCCAGTCATATGAGCTGTtggcccaccagcgggtccattgCAGGAGAGGCTGTTCGTCTACCCAGAATGTGGAAAAGGCTTCATCCAGTACTCTaagctgctga